The following proteins come from a genomic window of Gemmatimonadales bacterium:
- a CDS encoding anhydro-N-acetylmuramic acid kinase, with the protein MAEARLPVLAVGLMSGTSLDGVSAALVRIGEPAPEAYALELLAFVTTPFSDAQRDRIGNTISGGSARELALLDADLGQWFADAALAVLARGGVAPSALGFVASHGLTVWHEPQRASLQLGNAAAIAERLGVPVVSDFRSRDVAAGGHGAPLVPRADRLLFARPDGPRALLNLGGIANFTVVPARGSGVPVLALDTGPGVMVIDECVRRLFPGRRFDEDGAIARTGRAVAGVVEAGLAHPFFAEAPPRSTGREVFGVAYAHRLIAQCREHAASPADTVATAVALTARAIGEAAERFIPPQLRPLDVVRSGGGARNPALVAAVAEAWRGPEHRAFDELFFDGDAKEAAAFAFLGHLARSGRPGNEPAATGARGPRILGCLTPA; encoded by the coding sequence GTGGCTGAGGCCCGGCTCCCGGTGCTGGCCGTGGGACTGATGTCCGGGACCTCGCTGGACGGCGTGAGCGCGGCCCTGGTCAGGATCGGCGAGCCGGCCCCGGAGGCGTACGCGCTCGAGCTGCTCGCGTTCGTCACCACGCCGTTCAGCGACGCGCAGCGCGACCGCATCGGCAACACCATCAGCGGCGGCAGCGCCCGCGAGCTGGCGCTGCTCGACGCGGACCTGGGGCAGTGGTTCGCCGACGCGGCGCTCGCGGTGCTGGCGCGCGGCGGCGTCGCGCCGTCCGCGCTCGGGTTCGTCGCCTCGCACGGCCTGACCGTCTGGCACGAGCCGCAGCGGGCGAGCCTCCAGCTGGGGAACGCGGCGGCCATCGCGGAGCGGCTCGGCGTGCCGGTCGTGTCCGACTTCCGCTCGCGCGACGTCGCGGCCGGCGGCCACGGCGCCCCGCTGGTGCCGCGCGCCGACCGGCTGCTGTTCGCCCGGCCCGACGGCCCCCGCGCGCTCCTCAACCTCGGCGGCATCGCCAACTTCACCGTGGTGCCGGCGCGTGGCTCCGGCGTGCCGGTGCTCGCGCTCGACACGGGCCCGGGCGTGATGGTGATCGACGAGTGCGTGCGCCGGCTGTTCCCCGGCCGCCGGTTCGACGAGGACGGCGCCATCGCGCGCACCGGCCGCGCCGTGGCGGGCGTGGTCGAGGCCGGCCTGGCGCACCCGTTCTTCGCCGAGGCGCCGCCGCGCTCGACCGGGCGCGAGGTGTTCGGCGTGGCCTACGCCCACCGGCTCATCGCCCAGTGCCGGGAGCACGCCGCCTCGCCGGCCGACACGGTCGCCACCGCCGTGGCGCTGACGGCCCGCGCCATCGGCGAGGCGGCGGAGCGCTTCATCCCGCCCCAGCTGCGGCCGCTCGACGTGGTGCGCTCCGGCGGCGGGGCCCGCAACCCGGCGCTGGTCGCCGCGGTCGCCGAGGCGTGGCGCGGCCCCGAGCACCGGGCGTTCGACGAGCTGTTCTTCGACGGCGACGCCAAGGAGGCGGCGGCGTTCGCCTTCCTCGGGCACCTCGCCCGGTCCGGCCGTCCCGGCAACGAGCCGGCCGCCACCGGGGCCCGCGGGCCGCGCATCCTCGGCTGTCTCACCCCGGCGTGA
- a CDS encoding PAS domain S-box protein → MPARKKGVARRAPRSPKAAPDADSALEPLRQAPELWQSLFENSPDLVLIVDRERRVSYVNRVPAHLARRDVVGGSVFDLLAPAHRAAAETVLDRVFRTARPAIREFPAAGPANAATLYEARVLPIVRQGRVGAVLLTAVDVTERRWGETLQKATQRISEAALTVPGLPELFGAIHGIVGELMPAGNFYIALYDAEHDLVSFPYYVDEVDREYPLPKRPGKGLTEYVLRTGRGILVTPEVQAKLEAQGEVELIGAPSIDWLGVPLVTGGKTIGVLAVQTYSEGLRLGETELSVLRFVSTQIAMAIERKRAADALRDSESRLRALESATTEAILLHENGRIVEVNDAFVRLFGYDDLRQVIGRSILDFGTAEGRVRVLEAIRDGRVTAYEAEGLRKDGSAFVAELSARMAQYRGRPIRMVAIRDVTQRKRAEEALKSSERIFRAVISSVPIVLFAWDPQGTFVLSEGKGLETLGLKPGELVGRSVFDVYRDHPEILADARRALAGEAFRTTAIVGAAHFELWYSPVRDERGAVTTVIGVAADVSTRVALEGQLRQVQKMEAVGRLAGGIAHDFNNLLTAILSYVDFLLVSLGPEHPARDDAEEVRRAALKAADLTRQLLAFSRRQVLQPRLLDLNAIVREMEKLLRRLIGEDVALETSLARDIGLVRADPSQLEQVVVNLAVNARDAMPEGGTLSIETGGADADEVRAHGRAAVEPGRYVMLRIRDSGQGMDAETRSRLFEPFFTTKEQGRGTGLGLATVYGIVKQSGGYIWVDSETGRGTTFTIHLPRFAPSAAPVAPPDAGDSPPARGDGA, encoded by the coding sequence ATGCCGGCGCGCAAGAAAGGCGTCGCCCGGCGCGCGCCACGCTCCCCGAAGGCGGCGCCCGACGCCGATTCGGCCCTCGAGCCGCTCCGCCAGGCGCCGGAGCTGTGGCAGTCGCTGTTCGAGAACTCCCCGGACCTGGTCCTGATCGTGGACCGGGAACGGCGCGTCTCCTACGTGAACCGCGTGCCAGCCCACCTCGCCCGCCGCGACGTCGTCGGCGGGAGCGTGTTCGACCTGCTCGCGCCGGCCCACCGCGCGGCCGCCGAGACCGTGCTCGACCGCGTGTTCCGCACCGCGAGGCCGGCGATCCGCGAGTTCCCCGCGGCCGGCCCGGCGAACGCCGCCACCCTGTACGAGGCGCGGGTACTGCCCATCGTGCGCCAGGGACGCGTGGGCGCGGTGCTGCTCACGGCCGTGGACGTCACCGAGCGCCGCTGGGGGGAGACGCTGCAGAAGGCGACCCAGCGGATCTCGGAGGCAGCCCTCACGGTCCCGGGCCTGCCGGAGCTGTTCGGCGCGATCCACGGCATCGTCGGCGAGCTGATGCCCGCGGGCAACTTCTACATCGCGCTGTACGACGCCGAGCACGACCTGGTGAGCTTCCCCTACTACGTGGACGAGGTGGACCGCGAGTATCCGCTGCCCAAGCGGCCGGGGAAGGGGCTGACCGAGTACGTGCTGCGGACCGGCCGCGGCATCCTGGTGACGCCGGAAGTCCAGGCGAAGCTCGAGGCGCAGGGCGAGGTGGAGCTGATCGGTGCGCCGTCGATCGACTGGCTGGGCGTGCCGCTCGTCACCGGGGGCAAGACCATCGGCGTGCTGGCGGTGCAGACCTACAGCGAGGGGCTCCGGCTGGGCGAGACGGAGCTGAGCGTCCTCCGGTTCGTCTCGACGCAGATCGCGATGGCGATCGAGCGCAAGCGCGCCGCCGACGCGTTGCGTGACAGCGAGTCGCGGCTGCGGGCGCTGGAGAGCGCGACGACCGAGGCCATCCTGCTGCACGAGAACGGGCGCATCGTCGAGGTCAACGACGCGTTCGTGCGGCTGTTCGGGTACGACGACCTCCGCCAGGTGATCGGCCGGTCGATCCTCGACTTCGGCACCGCCGAGGGCCGGGTGCGGGTGCTCGAAGCGATCCGCGACGGGCGGGTGACGGCCTACGAGGCGGAGGGCCTGCGCAAGGACGGCTCCGCCTTCGTCGCCGAGCTGTCGGCGCGGATGGCGCAGTATCGCGGGCGGCCGATCCGGATGGTGGCGATCCGGGACGTCACGCAGCGCAAGCGCGCGGAGGAGGCCCTCAAGAGCAGCGAGCGCATCTTCCGCGCGGTGATCAGCAGCGTGCCCATCGTGCTGTTCGCGTGGGACCCGCAGGGGACGTTCGTGCTGTCGGAGGGGAAGGGCCTCGAGACGCTCGGGCTCAAGCCGGGAGAGCTGGTCGGCCGCTCGGTGTTCGACGTGTACCGGGACCACCCGGAGATCCTCGCCGACGCGCGCCGCGCCCTGGCAGGCGAGGCGTTCAGGACCACGGCGATCGTCGGGGCGGCACATTTCGAGCTGTGGTACTCGCCGGTGCGCGACGAGCGCGGCGCCGTCACCACGGTGATCGGCGTGGCGGCGGACGTGTCCACCCGGGTGGCCCTCGAGGGCCAGCTGCGCCAGGTCCAGAAGATGGAGGCGGTCGGGCGGCTCGCGGGCGGCATCGCGCACGACTTCAACAACCTGCTCACCGCGATCCTGAGCTACGTGGATTTCCTGCTGGTGTCGCTGGGTCCGGAGCATCCGGCGCGCGACGACGCGGAGGAGGTGCGGCGGGCTGCGCTCAAGGCGGCCGACCTCACCCGCCAGCTGCTGGCGTTCAGCCGCCGCCAGGTGCTGCAGCCCCGGCTGCTGGACCTCAACGCCATCGTGCGCGAGATGGAGAAGCTGCTGCGCCGGCTGATCGGCGAGGACGTGGCGCTCGAGACCAGCCTGGCCCGGGACATCGGCCTGGTGCGGGCCGACCCGAGCCAGCTGGAGCAGGTCGTGGTGAACCTGGCGGTCAACGCCCGCGATGCGATGCCCGAGGGCGGGACCCTGTCGATCGAGACCGGCGGCGCGGACGCCGACGAGGTGCGCGCGCACGGGCGCGCGGCGGTCGAGCCCGGCCGCTACGTGATGCTGCGGATCCGGGACTCGGGCCAGGGCATGGACGCCGAGACCCGGTCGCGACTGTTCGAGCCCTTCTTCACGACCAAGGAGCAGGGGCGCGGCACCGGGCTGGGCCTGGCCACGGTGTACGGCATCGTCAAGCAGAGCGGGGGGTACATCTGGGTGGACAGCGAGACGGGCCGCGGCACCACGTTCACGATCCACCTGCCGCGGTTCGCGCCGTCGGCCGCCCCGGTCGCGCCGCCGGACGCCGGCGACTCCCCTCCCGCCCGCGGTGACGGCGCGTAG
- a CDS encoding glycoside hydrolase family 3 N-terminal domain-containing protein, which translates to MRPLAALVLPAIRWDPERGFAPALPAVEAALTLGVGGFIVFGGERGAVRALTRDLAAAAPHPLLVASDFERGAGQQVAGLTSLPPALAVASLGDDAVAEAAALTAAEARDVGVSWAFAPVADLDVEPSNPIVQTRALGGDAGTVGRAAAAWIAACQAAGVLACAKHFPGHGRTTADSHAELPVVSAPRAALEADLLPFRRAVGARVAGVMTAHVAYPALDPAGVAATHSRAILHDLLRRELGFEGLVVTDALIMEGALRGTAEREGAVRALEAGCDLLLYPKDVAGVVAALESAAASGALDSRRLEASRERRLAACGRAAPSRAASDPELARHGERADVLARAAVHLVRGEARAVRDAVDLVIVDDDAGGSYPVPPRTGLADALAARGVSVARGAARVVAVFCDVKGGKGRASLSVESRRSLALALAEPATVVLCAHPRLVAEIPGPGPVWCAWSGDGVMQRAAAERLLAP; encoded by the coding sequence GTGAGGCCGCTCGCCGCCCTGGTCCTGCCGGCCATCCGCTGGGACCCGGAGCGCGGCTTCGCCCCGGCCCTGCCCGCGGTGGAAGCGGCCCTGACGCTCGGGGTCGGCGGGTTCATCGTCTTCGGCGGCGAGCGCGGCGCGGTGCGCGCCCTGACGCGCGACCTCGCGGCGGCGGCGCCGCATCCGCTGCTGGTCGCGTCGGACTTCGAGCGCGGCGCCGGTCAGCAGGTGGCCGGTCTCACGTCCCTGCCGCCGGCGCTGGCGGTGGCGTCGCTGGGCGACGACGCGGTCGCCGAGGCCGCGGCGCTCACGGCCGCCGAGGCGCGGGACGTCGGCGTCTCGTGGGCGTTCGCCCCGGTGGCCGACCTCGACGTCGAGCCCTCCAACCCGATCGTCCAGACGCGCGCCCTCGGCGGCGACGCCGGAACCGTGGGCCGCGCCGCGGCCGCCTGGATCGCCGCGTGCCAGGCCGCCGGCGTGCTGGCCTGCGCGAAGCACTTCCCCGGCCACGGCCGCACCACCGCCGACTCCCACGCCGAGCTGCCCGTGGTTTCCGCGCCGCGCGCGGCGCTCGAGGCCGACCTGCTGCCGTTCCGCCGCGCGGTCGGCGCCCGGGTCGCCGGCGTGATGACGGCCCACGTCGCGTACCCGGCGCTGGATCCGGCCGGCGTCGCCGCGACCCACTCGCGGGCCATCCTCCACGACCTGCTGCGGCGCGAGCTGGGCTTCGAGGGCCTGGTCGTCACCGACGCCCTGATCATGGAGGGCGCGCTCCGCGGGACGGCCGAGCGCGAAGGCGCGGTGCGCGCGCTCGAGGCCGGCTGCGACCTGCTGCTCTATCCCAAGGACGTGGCGGGCGTCGTCGCCGCGCTCGAGTCCGCGGCCGCGTCCGGCGCGCTCGATTCGCGCCGGCTCGAGGCATCGCGGGAACGGCGCCTGGCGGCGTGCGGGCGGGCCGCGCCTTCGCGCGCGGCGAGCGACCCGGAGCTGGCGCGCCACGGCGAGCGGGCGGACGTGCTGGCGCGGGCGGCCGTGCACCTGGTGCGGGGCGAGGCACGGGCGGTGCGGGACGCCGTGGACCTCGTGATCGTCGACGACGACGCCGGCGGCTCCTACCCCGTGCCGCCGCGCACCGGCCTCGCCGATGCGCTGGCGGCGCGGGGCGTGAGCGTGGCGCGGGGCGCCGCGCGGGTCGTGGCGGTGTTCTGCGACGTGAAGGGCGGGAAGGGCCGTGCCTCGCTGTCGGTGGAGAGCCGGCGGAGCCTGGCGCTGGCCCTGGCGGAGCCCGCCACGGTCGTCCTGTGCGCGCATCCCCGCCTCGTGGCCGAGATCCCGGGGCCGGGTCCCGTGTGGTGTGCCTGGTCGGGCGACGGGGTAATGCAGCGGGCCGCGGCGGAGCGCCTGCTGGCTCCCTAG
- the murQ gene encoding N-acetylmuramic acid 6-phosphate etherase yields the protein MTSPSASHDPRLTEQRNPDTADIDVADPARIVELLNRQDRLVPDAVWAVRDEVARAIEMVERAFRAGGKLVYVGAGTSGRLGVLDASECPPTFGTPPEMVQGVIAGGAAALVRGSEGAEDDPDAGAEAMDARAVGAADVVFGIAASGTTPYVRGALARAAARGAKTILLSCTDPPRELLVNADLAILPKVGPEALTGSTRMKAGTATKLVLNTVTTGAMIRLGRAYGNLMVDMVALSDKLKDRGERIVMEVCGVDRAAARRALGEAGLHVKTAIVMLKRGVDRAEAGRLLAAAGGYVRRAVGEPPPVGGSAGRG from the coding sequence ATGACGTCGCCCTCCGCCTCGCACGACCCCCGGCTCACGGAGCAGCGGAACCCCGACACCGCCGACATCGACGTCGCAGATCCGGCGCGCATCGTCGAGCTGCTGAACCGCCAGGACCGTCTGGTGCCGGACGCGGTCTGGGCGGTGCGCGACGAGGTGGCCCGCGCGATCGAGATGGTCGAGCGCGCCTTCCGCGCCGGCGGGAAGCTCGTGTACGTCGGCGCGGGCACCAGCGGCCGGCTCGGGGTGCTCGACGCGTCCGAGTGCCCGCCGACGTTCGGCACGCCGCCCGAGATGGTGCAGGGCGTGATCGCCGGTGGCGCGGCGGCGCTGGTGCGCGGGTCCGAAGGCGCGGAGGACGATCCCGACGCCGGCGCGGAGGCGATGGACGCCAGGGCCGTGGGTGCCGCCGACGTGGTGTTCGGCATCGCCGCGAGCGGCACGACGCCGTACGTGCGGGGGGCGCTGGCACGCGCGGCCGCCCGCGGCGCCAAGACGATCCTGCTGTCGTGCACCGATCCGCCGCGCGAGCTGCTGGTGAACGCGGACCTGGCCATCCTGCCGAAGGTCGGTCCCGAGGCGCTCACCGGCTCGACCCGGATGAAGGCCGGCACGGCCACCAAGCTCGTGCTCAACACGGTCACCACCGGCGCGATGATCCGCCTGGGCCGCGCCTACGGGAACCTGATGGTGGACATGGTCGCGCTGTCGGACAAGCTCAAGGACCGGGGCGAGCGGATCGTGATGGAGGTGTGCGGCGTGGACCGCGCGGCCGCGCGCCGCGCGCTGGGGGAGGCCGGCCTGCACGTCAAGACGGCCATCGTGATGCTGAAGCGGGGAGTGGATCGCGCGGAGGCCGGGCGGCTGCTGGCCGCGGCCGGGGGCTACGTGCGGCGCGCGGTCGGCGAGCCGCCGCCGGTCGGCGGGAGCGCCGGCCGTGGCTGA